A genomic stretch from Nocardia wallacei includes:
- a CDS encoding ATP-binding cassette domain-containing protein has protein sequence MNNSGGVLVEGIEKSFGPVAALRGIHFEAAPGEVLGVLGPNGAGKTTTVNILSTLIAPDRGRALVAGHDVVADPAAVRRSVMLTGQFAALDDMLTGAENLVLFGRLLGLRKRAARARAAELLAEFDLTAAADRKVGTYSGGMRRRIDIACGLVVRPDVVFLDEPTTGLDPRSRQGVWDLVGGFRNEGITTLLTTQYLEEADALCDRIIVIDHGAVIAEGTADELKSRTGGSYCEVVPLDLNDLPAIATALGTLLPDTDRTVLSGDSDRITIPAPDGHKTLAEALRRLDGAGVELVDIALRRPSLDDVFLQLTGHSAKGGSEQ, from the coding sequence GTGAACAACTCAGGCGGAGTCCTCGTCGAGGGCATCGAGAAATCCTTCGGTCCCGTGGCCGCGCTGCGCGGCATCCATTTCGAGGCCGCGCCGGGTGAGGTGCTCGGCGTGCTCGGCCCCAACGGCGCGGGCAAGACCACGACGGTGAACATCCTGTCCACCCTGATCGCCCCCGATCGCGGCCGCGCGCTGGTGGCCGGGCACGATGTGGTCGCCGATCCGGCCGCGGTGCGCCGGTCGGTCATGCTCACCGGCCAGTTCGCCGCGCTGGACGACATGCTCACCGGCGCGGAGAATCTCGTGCTCTTCGGGCGATTGCTGGGGTTGCGCAAGCGCGCCGCCCGCGCCCGTGCGGCGGAACTGCTGGCGGAATTCGATCTCACCGCGGCCGCGGACCGAAAGGTCGGCACGTATTCCGGCGGCATGCGGCGGCGCATCGACATCGCCTGCGGCCTGGTGGTACGCCCGGACGTGGTGTTCCTGGACGAGCCGACAACGGGCCTGGACCCGCGCAGTCGCCAGGGCGTGTGGGACCTGGTCGGAGGTTTCCGGAACGAGGGCATCACCACGCTGCTCACCACTCAATATCTGGAGGAGGCGGACGCGCTGTGTGACCGCATCATCGTGATCGACCACGGCGCGGTCATCGCCGAGGGCACCGCCGACGAGCTGAAGTCGCGCACCGGCGGCAGCTATTGCGAGGTGGTGCCGCTGGACCTGAACGATCTCCCGGCGATCGCGACCGCGCTCGGCACACTGCTGCCCGACACCGATCGCACTGTGCTGTCCGGTGATTCGGACCGCATCACGATCCCGGCGCCCGACGGCCACAAGACCCTCGCCGAAGCGCTGCGCCGCCTCGACGGCGCGGGCGTGGAACTGGTGGACATCGCCCTGCGCCGACCCTCGCTCGACGACGTCTTCCTCCAGCTCACCGGCCACTCGGCGAAAGGTGGTAGTGAGCAATGA
- a CDS encoding ABC transporter permease, translated as MTLWHSASRPAPVTAQQWWVLTTRLVAPSVRTGEVLGSILAPAAFTASFYLPLDRVMSFSGTGFSNYAQFMMPIVILQAAAFTAIGAAFRAATDAVSGLDRRFGTMPIGLLVPVAARMAGNIFRLSIALAAALACGHVIGFRFHLDAAHTAGFLLLALAIGVAFTLGADVIGTVSRSPEGTSQALVLPPLIFGMLSTGLAPAQQFPHWVQPFVRNQPVSQFAIALRTLAGDTTATTAVSWSTVGPALLWVAGMLLAGLVCSGRVDRSKG; from the coding sequence ATGACCTTGTGGCACAGTGCGAGTCGCCCGGCACCGGTGACCGCCCAGCAGTGGTGGGTGCTGACCACACGGCTTGTCGCGCCGTCGGTACGGACCGGCGAGGTGCTCGGCTCGATCCTGGCCCCCGCGGCCTTCACCGCCAGCTTCTATCTGCCGCTGGATCGCGTGATGTCCTTCTCCGGCACCGGATTCAGCAATTACGCCCAGTTCATGATGCCGATCGTGATCCTGCAGGCCGCCGCCTTCACCGCCATCGGCGCCGCCTTCCGGGCCGCCACCGACGCGGTGTCCGGGCTCGACCGGCGCTTCGGGACCATGCCGATCGGGTTGCTGGTTCCGGTCGCGGCGCGCATGGCGGGCAACATCTTCCGGCTGTCGATCGCGCTCGCCGCCGCGCTGGCCTGCGGTCACGTCATCGGCTTCCGCTTCCACCTCGACGCCGCGCACACCGCCGGGTTCCTGCTGCTCGCCCTGGCGATCGGCGTCGCGTTCACGCTCGGCGCCGACGTGATCGGCACGGTGTCGAGGAGTCCGGAGGGCACCTCACAGGCGCTGGTGCTGCCGCCGCTGATCTTCGGCATGCTGTCCACCGGACTGGCCCCCGCACAGCAATTCCCGCACTGGGTACAGCCTTTCGTACGCAACCAACCCGTCTCGCAGTTCGCGATCGCGCTGCGCACCCTGGCCGGGGACACCACCGCCACCACCGCGGTGTCCTGGTCCACGGTCGGCCCGGCGCTGCTGTGGGTGGCCGGAATGCTGCTGGCGGGGCTCGTCTGCAGCGGTCGAGTCGATCGGAGCAAGGGATGA
- a CDS encoding ABC transporter permease: protein MTTPTAAARRAPAGPENSPAAFLRHTVIQTQRLLLRWTRSPITLLETLIIPCLLLFMLDTVIGGQIERFSGTSALYGSVPMVAIVGALSGAVAGGVMLGRERDCGLLARFWVLPVHRASGPAARILAEGCRILVGTCVVVALGCVLGFRFQQGFLAALGFVLIPVLFGLAFATIVTAIAVFTAKATLVEGITILSSLLMFFGTGFVPLAAYPRWIQPVVRNQPMSVAVDAMKALSLGGPLAHPLTLTVLWCAGAIAVFAVPAAIGYRRTSRR, encoded by the coding sequence ATGACGACCCCGACAGCCGCCGCCCGCCGCGCACCCGCCGGGCCGGAGAACTCCCCCGCGGCATTCCTGCGGCACACCGTGATCCAGACCCAGCGGCTGCTGCTGCGCTGGACCCGCAGCCCGATCACGCTGCTGGAGACGCTGATCATCCCCTGTCTGCTGCTGTTCATGCTCGACACCGTGATCGGCGGGCAGATCGAGCGGTTCTCCGGGACCAGCGCGCTGTACGGTTCGGTGCCCATGGTCGCGATCGTCGGGGCGCTGTCGGGCGCGGTCGCGGGCGGGGTGATGCTCGGCCGCGAACGCGATTGCGGCCTGCTCGCCCGATTCTGGGTGCTGCCCGTACACCGAGCCTCCGGACCGGCGGCCCGCATCCTGGCCGAGGGCTGCCGGATTCTGGTGGGCACCTGTGTCGTGGTCGCGCTCGGGTGCGTCCTCGGGTTCCGATTCCAGCAAGGGTTTCTCGCGGCGCTGGGATTCGTCCTGATCCCGGTGCTGTTCGGGCTCGCCTTCGCGACCATCGTCACCGCCATCGCCGTGTTCACCGCGAAAGCGACGCTGGTGGAAGGGATTACGATCCTGTCCTCGCTGCTGATGTTCTTCGGCACCGGATTCGTACCGCTGGCGGCCTACCCGCGGTGGATCCAGCCGGTGGTGCGCAATCAGCCGATGTCGGTGGCGGTGGACGCGATGAAGGCTTTGTCGCTGGGCGGACCGCTGGCCCATCCCCTGACCCTGACCGTGCTGTGGTGCGCCGGTGCGATCGCCGTATTCGCGGTGCCCGCGGCGATCGGCTACCGGCGCACCAGCCGCCGGTGA
- a CDS encoding cation:proton antiporter, which produces MVAQDTALALVQLGAVFFGLGLLGRLAARIGMSPIPLYLVGGLVFGTGGLVQLHQADEFIHLASEIGVVLLLLLLGLEYSAAELVTGMRASWLAGVLDLVLNATPGVLVALLLGWGFAGAVAMAGVTYISSSGIVAKVLNDLGRVGNRETPTILSILVFEDLVMAGYLPVLTAVLAGVGFVAGLKTLAIALVAVTVVLVVALRYGRFVSAVVDSEDREIFLLKLLGSALLVAGVASTLQISAAVGAFLLGIAISDTTAHTATKILEPLRDLFAALFFVLFGLSTDPKSIPPVLGWAVVLAVVTVVTKVATGWWAAKRAGASRYGRARAGTALVAHGEFSIVIAGLAVAAGAVPDEFAALATTYVLLMAVLGPIAARVTEPVLVWVDRRRPARAGVRSPAR; this is translated from the coding sequence GTGGTGGCACAGGACACCGCGCTCGCACTGGTGCAGTTGGGCGCGGTATTTTTCGGGCTCGGACTGCTGGGACGGCTGGCGGCGCGGATCGGGATGTCGCCGATCCCGCTGTACCTCGTCGGCGGCCTGGTCTTCGGCACCGGCGGCCTGGTGCAACTGCATCAGGCGGACGAGTTCATCCACCTCGCCTCCGAGATCGGGGTCGTATTGCTGTTGCTGCTGCTCGGGCTGGAATACAGTGCCGCCGAGCTGGTGACGGGGATGCGGGCCTCCTGGCTGGCAGGCGTGCTGGACCTGGTGCTGAACGCGACCCCCGGTGTGCTGGTCGCGCTGCTGCTGGGCTGGGGATTCGCCGGCGCGGTGGCGATGGCCGGGGTCACCTACATCTCGTCGTCGGGCATCGTCGCGAAGGTGCTCAACGATCTCGGCCGGGTCGGCAACCGGGAGACACCCACCATTCTGTCGATCCTGGTGTTCGAGGATCTCGTGATGGCGGGCTATCTGCCGGTGCTCACCGCGGTACTGGCCGGGGTCGGTTTCGTCGCCGGGCTGAAGACGCTCGCCATCGCGCTGGTGGCGGTGACCGTCGTGCTGGTGGTCGCGCTGCGGTACGGCCGGTTCGTCTCCGCCGTGGTCGACAGCGAGGACCGCGAGATCTTCCTGCTCAAGCTGCTCGGCTCGGCGCTGCTGGTCGCCGGGGTCGCCTCCACGCTGCAGATCTCGGCCGCGGTGGGCGCGTTCCTGCTCGGCATCGCCATCTCCGACACCACCGCCCACACCGCGACGAAGATCCTCGAACCGCTGCGCGATCTGTTCGCCGCGCTGTTCTTCGTGCTGTTCGGGCTGAGCACCGATCCGAAGAGCATTCCGCCGGTGCTGGGCTGGGCGGTCGTGCTGGCCGTGGTCACCGTGGTGACGAAGGTGGCTACCGGCTGGTGGGCGGCCAAGCGCGCGGGAGCCTCCCGGTACGGCCGCGCCCGCGCGGGTACGGCGTTGGTGGCCCACGGCGAGTTCTCCATCGTCATCGCCGGTCTGGCCGTCGCCGCGGGGGCGGTGCCGGACGAGTTCGCCGCGCTGGCGACCACTTACGTGCTGTTGATGGCCGTGCTCGGGCCGATCGCCGCCCGCGTAACCGAGCCGGTCCTGGTGTGGGTGGACCGTCGTCGTCCCGCGCGGGCCGGGGTGCGCAGCCCGGCGCGCTGA
- a CDS encoding cation:proton antiporter regulatory subunit has translation MNVEVTPLPGIGVRKEFLSASSRRRVGVIDHKDGTIDLIVSKPSNPDVTDQISLSAHEASVLANLLGAPQLVAQLQEEHRDLDGVTTRQLGIRSGSPFVDRPLGDTRMRTRTKVSVVAVVRSGHPIPSPGPEFVLAAGDALVVVGTVAGLAAAADILADG, from the coding sequence GTGAATGTTGAAGTGACACCGTTACCTGGTATCGGTGTGCGTAAGGAATTCTTGTCGGCTTCTTCCCGGCGGCGCGTCGGGGTTATCGATCACAAGGACGGCACGATCGATCTGATCGTGAGCAAGCCCAGCAATCCCGATGTGACCGACCAGATCTCGCTGTCGGCGCACGAGGCCTCGGTGCTGGCGAATCTGCTCGGCGCGCCGCAGCTGGTGGCGCAATTGCAGGAGGAGCATCGCGATCTCGACGGCGTGACCACTCGGCAGCTGGGCATCCGGTCCGGCTCCCCGTTCGTCGACCGCCCGCTCGGCGACACCCGGATGCGTACGCGGACAAAGGTTTCCGTCGTCGCGGTGGTGCGTTCCGGGCATCCCATCCCGTCGCCCGGACCGGAGTTCGTCCTCGCGGCCGGCGACGCGCTGGTGGTCGTCGGTACCGTGGCGGGCCTGGCGGCGGCCGCCGATATCCTCGCGGACGGCTGA
- a CDS encoding helix-turn-helix domain-containing protein → MIERDAARAAVPESGVEPGADPALLRLVLGARLRRLREAAGISGQAAGRSIRASHSKISRLEAGRVGFRAIDVDDLLSLYGVDDPDTRADFLRLAERANATGRWQVDGDLGAQRLDTYLALEDAAALVRSYSPGVIPDLLQTAGYAHAVAAIARPGPTADIQRRVELLMRRQRLLYRPGAPKVWLVIEEAVLRRPFGGTGVWRDQLDHLAAVAAAGDATVQIVPDHIGGPAISSVPFTLLRFAAPDLGDIVHLHHATGAQFLDRRGDLDAYHAIWDRLCVHARPPEQSLELITALAAAP, encoded by the coding sequence GTGATCGAGCGCGATGCCGCCCGGGCGGCGGTCCCGGAGAGCGGAGTGGAGCCGGGAGCGGACCCGGCCTTGCTGCGACTGGTGCTGGGCGCACGGCTGCGGCGGTTGCGCGAGGCGGCGGGGATCAGCGGGCAGGCCGCCGGGCGGTCCATTCGCGCCTCGCATTCGAAGATCAGCCGCCTGGAGGCCGGGCGGGTCGGGTTCCGGGCCATCGACGTCGACGATCTGCTGTCGCTGTACGGGGTCGACGATCCCGACACCCGCGCCGATTTCCTCCGGCTCGCCGAGCGCGCCAACGCCACCGGCCGCTGGCAGGTCGACGGCGACCTGGGAGCCCAGCGGCTGGACACGTACCTGGCGCTGGAGGACGCGGCCGCGCTGGTGCGGTCGTATTCCCCGGGCGTGATCCCGGACCTGCTGCAGACCGCGGGCTACGCGCACGCCGTGGCCGCCATCGCCCGGCCCGGCCCGACCGCGGACATCCAGCGCCGCGTCGAGCTGCTGATGCGGCGGCAGCGCCTGCTGTATCGCCCGGGCGCGCCCAAGGTCTGGCTGGTGATCGAGGAGGCGGTGCTGCGCCGGCCGTTCGGCGGCACGGGGGTGTGGCGGGACCAGCTCGACCACCTGGCGGCGGTCGCGGCCGCCGGTGACGCGACCGTGCAGATCGTGCCCGACCATATCGGCGGACCCGCGATCAGTTCGGTCCCGTTCACGCTGCTGCGCTTCGCCGCACCGGATCTGGGCGACATCGTTCATCTGCACCACGCCACCGGCGCCCAGTTCCTCGACCGCCGCGGCGACCTGGATGCCTATCACGCGATCTGGGACCGGTTGTGCGTGCACGCCAGACCGCCCGAGCAGAGCCTGGAGCTTATCACCGCGCTGGCCGCGGCCCCTTAG